One part of the Sphingobacterium sp. LZ7M1 genome encodes these proteins:
- the pyrR gene encoding bifunctional pyr operon transcriptional regulator/uracil phosphoribosyltransferase PyrR, with protein MKQSILLDGPKFQITLKRLSQQLIENHGDFSNAVIIGIQPRGTYLAERLVQEIKGMTGVQVPLGILDITFYRDDFRMKGASPLAANSTVIDFIIEGKDVILVDDVLWTGRTIRSAMDAIQAFGRANRIELMVLVDRRFSRQIPIQPDYIGIQVDSIDSQKVIVSWKEVDDNDSIVLITEKK; from the coding sequence ATGAAACAATCGATATTATTAGATGGACCGAAGTTTCAGATTACGCTCAAGCGATTGTCTCAACAATTAATTGAAAACCATGGAGATTTCTCCAACGCTGTAATCATTGGAATTCAACCTCGAGGTACCTATTTAGCTGAAAGATTAGTACAGGAAATCAAAGGAATGACCGGAGTTCAAGTGCCATTGGGTATTTTGGATATTACTTTCTATCGTGATGATTTCAGGATGAAAGGAGCCAGTCCATTAGCTGCGAACAGTACGGTAATTGATTTTATTATAGAGGGCAAGGATGTCATCTTGGTTGATGATGTACTTTGGACCGGAAGGACTATCCGTTCTGCGATGGATGCGATCCAAGCATTTGGTAGGGCGAACAGAATTGAATTAATGGTCTTGGTAGACCGTCGTTTTTCGAGACAGATTCCTATCCAACCGGACTATATAGGTATACAGGTCGACTCCATTGATTCGCAAAAAGTAATTGTAAGCTGGAAAGAGGTGGATGATAACGATAGTATTGTGTTGATCACCGAAAAGAAATAG
- a CDS encoding collagen-like protein — MKLVFNAICIALLLSFSACEKEGAQGPQGEQGLPGAAGSQGIKGENGSTILSGTTDPSSAIGKDGDFYLNLNSKKLFGPKKSGNWGTAIELNGKDGLNGQNGQNGQNGADGLNGTNGTNGNTILSGNGIPSYYSGNIGDFYIDLSKMDFYGPLTSNGWGSPISLKGNSTLQKRVLIKEYFDYSRNCDACSVYSTTWTPGYSTYSSTTAEVFINVGDIQQYYSNGIVTYEARINGGEWFVLDPSYKKEIIKQYQVSNREYLMMFMPASFQYYPNSGKLFIGSYRMVSILGTYSQNQLMSYLDAEMKVDIRITLLPKESIEYLSKSYPNQKINDSFVSRYFGMSDR, encoded by the coding sequence ATGAAATTAGTATTTAATGCGATCTGCATTGCTCTATTATTAAGTTTTTCTGCCTGTGAAAAAGAAGGTGCTCAAGGTCCTCAAGGTGAACAAGGTCTTCCTGGTGCTGCAGGATCCCAAGGGATTAAAGGTGAAAACGGAAGTACCATTTTAAGTGGCACGACCGATCCTAGCAGTGCAATTGGGAAAGACGGTGATTTTTACCTGAATTTAAATTCTAAAAAGCTTTTTGGTCCTAAAAAATCTGGGAATTGGGGAACAGCGATAGAATTAAATGGAAAGGATGGACTTAATGGTCAGAACGGTCAAAATGGACAAAATGGGGCAGATGGCTTAAATGGTACTAATGGGACAAATGGTAATACTATTCTAAGCGGAAATGGTATTCCAAGTTATTATTCCGGAAATATTGGAGACTTCTATATTGATCTTTCAAAAATGGATTTTTATGGACCATTAACAAGTAATGGTTGGGGATCACCAATTTCTTTAAAAGGAAATTCAACTCTACAGAAACGGGTCTTAATTAAAGAGTACTTTGATTATTCTAGAAATTGTGATGCATGTTCTGTTTATTCCACAACTTGGACTCCAGGTTATTCTACCTATTCTTCTACTACTGCAGAAGTTTTTATTAATGTAGGAGATATCCAACAATATTATAGCAATGGGATTGTAACTTATGAAGCTAGGATTAACGGTGGGGAATGGTTTGTTCTTGATCCTAGTTATAAGAAAGAAATAATTAAACAATACCAAGTAAGTAACCGTGAATATTTAATGATGTTTATGCCGGCATCTTTTCAATATTATCCTAATTCTGGAAAGCTATTTATTGGGTCGTATAGAATGGTTTCCATTCTTGGAACGTATTCACAAAATCAATTAATGAGCTATTTGGACGCAGAAATGAAGGTTGATATTAGGATAACTTTATTGCCTAAGGAGTCTATTGAATACTTGTCCAAAAGTTACCCAAATCAAAAGATTAATGATTCATTTGTGTCAAGATATTTTGGTATGAGCGATAGATAA
- a CDS encoding DUF2723 domain-containing protein, producing the protein MNYKKINNLLGWVVGIIATLTYILTLEKTTSWWDTGEFIASAYKLQIVHQPGAPLFLMIQNLFSNLAMGDNSRIAYWMNVGSAVCSGLTITFLFWTITALAKKAYVSLSAKEEISEGNLIKIMGAGVVGALAYTFSDTFWFSAVESEVYAMSSLCTAVVFWAILKWEAKADEPGADRWLILIAYVMGLSIGVHLLNLLVIPAIALVIYFRRTSKVTGGGIAKALIIGVIVLAVVLWGVIQFLIKFAAFSDLFFVNSLGLGFGTGATFFTLLVAGLLLFGIWYSWKNVKPILNISLLSLAFVIFGYSSFTMIMVRAKANPTLNNSDPDNVFTFLSYLNREQYGDEPLLKGRYFDAKPTDVFETGNIYRKDGNKYVVAKKKFDYTWSHSTLFPRIYSDKHESYYREFLNLGPDEVPTMVDNLKFFFGYQIGQMYSRYFMWNFVGRQNDQQGQGSFTEGNWISGIKPIDNARLGGQYALPTSELENAGRNTYFFLPLILGILGAMWQFKKQQRDASVVTLLFFFTGLAIVLYLNQTPLQPRERDYAYAGSFYAFCIWVGMGVIWIADLLSKKVNAKNAAIGATAVSLLCGPVLLASQNWDDHDRSEKFLARDMAKNYLESCAPNAILFSYGDNDTYPLWYVQEVEGFRTDVRVVNLSLLSADWYMKQMMHKVNDADALPLNIDPEKIKDGVRDVIYFSDMNIPGYVDVEDLLQIMLSDEQQYKVQLQSGDWANILPTKNMQLKIDKQAVIANKVVPKEWEDAIVDTMQWNYSGGIVSRADLSIMALLANNGWKRPIYFTSTTPEENMIGLEKFLVSEGFAMRLMPVALAAEGEVSGPITDVEGTYNNIINKFTWGNIAHSKYLDPDSYRYISMYAGNIFGETAQNLLSMGKNTEAKKLVNNAYENLPKRPYLMSEVFSYTSLIDAMYKSGEAEKANEIVKRNLKFLRENMAYYMNIAETKPNLEFRNMRFGLAAIQNYQRVLTDAKQQDLLKEVNQIFETYRPLYEAASQ; encoded by the coding sequence ATGAACTATAAAAAAATCAATAACCTGTTAGGATGGGTAGTGGGTATTATTGCTACACTGACTTACATTTTGACGCTTGAAAAGACAACAAGCTGGTGGGATACAGGTGAATTTATTGCTTCGGCGTACAAATTACAAATTGTGCATCAGCCGGGAGCACCCTTATTTTTGATGATCCAAAACCTTTTCTCCAACCTTGCCATGGGTGATAACTCCCGAATTGCATATTGGATGAACGTGGGATCGGCAGTATGTAGTGGTTTGACCATTACCTTTTTGTTCTGGACCATTACTGCACTTGCCAAGAAAGCTTATGTTAGTTTGAGTGCTAAAGAGGAAATCTCGGAAGGTAATCTGATCAAGATCATGGGAGCAGGGGTTGTAGGAGCATTGGCTTATACTTTCTCGGATACATTCTGGTTTTCAGCAGTTGAGTCTGAGGTTTATGCCATGTCTTCATTGTGTACTGCAGTTGTGTTCTGGGCTATACTAAAATGGGAAGCTAAGGCTGATGAGCCAGGGGCAGACCGTTGGTTGATCCTAATTGCTTATGTGATGGGGCTATCCATTGGGGTTCACTTATTGAACTTATTGGTTATTCCAGCAATAGCCTTGGTAATCTATTTCAGAAGAACGTCCAAAGTTACTGGAGGCGGTATTGCCAAAGCCTTGATCATTGGGGTAATTGTATTAGCGGTGGTTTTATGGGGAGTAATTCAATTTCTGATCAAATTTGCAGCATTCTCTGACCTGTTTTTTGTTAACAGTCTAGGGCTTGGATTTGGTACAGGTGCTACTTTCTTCACTTTATTGGTTGCTGGTCTGTTGCTTTTCGGTATCTGGTATTCCTGGAAAAACGTAAAACCTATCTTGAATATTTCCTTGTTGAGTTTGGCATTCGTAATCTTTGGATATAGTTCATTTACCATGATCATGGTAAGGGCAAAGGCGAACCCAACTTTGAACAACTCTGATCCTGACAACGTATTTACCTTCTTAAGTTACCTGAACCGTGAACAATACGGCGATGAGCCTCTGTTAAAAGGAAGGTACTTTGATGCTAAACCCACTGATGTATTTGAGACAGGAAACATCTACCGTAAGGACGGAAATAAATATGTCGTAGCGAAGAAAAAATTCGATTATACATGGAGCCACAGCACCTTGTTTCCGCGTATATATTCCGATAAACATGAATCCTATTATAGAGAGTTCTTGAATTTAGGCCCAGATGAAGTGCCTACCATGGTCGATAACTTAAAGTTTTTCTTTGGTTATCAGATTGGACAGATGTACAGCCGCTACTTTATGTGGAACTTCGTAGGTCGTCAAAATGACCAACAAGGGCAGGGTTCATTTACCGAAGGTAACTGGATTTCGGGTATCAAACCGATAGATAATGCAAGATTGGGAGGTCAATATGCCCTTCCAACTTCAGAATTGGAAAATGCAGGTAGAAATACCTATTTCTTCCTACCATTGATTTTGGGAATCTTAGGGGCAATGTGGCAGTTCAAGAAACAGCAACGTGATGCTTCTGTAGTGACCCTATTGTTCTTCTTTACAGGTCTTGCCATCGTATTGTACCTAAACCAAACTCCTTTGCAGCCACGTGAACGGGATTATGCCTATGCAGGTTCCTTCTATGCATTCTGTATCTGGGTTGGTATGGGTGTAATTTGGATTGCAGACTTATTGTCGAAGAAAGTGAATGCCAAAAATGCGGCCATTGGGGCAACTGCCGTTTCCCTACTTTGCGGACCGGTTCTATTGGCCAGCCAAAACTGGGATGACCATGACCGTTCGGAGAAATTCTTGGCCCGTGATATGGCAAAGAATTATCTGGAATCATGTGCGCCGAATGCCATCCTGTTCAGTTATGGTGACAACGATACCTATCCATTATGGTATGTTCAAGAGGTTGAAGGTTTCCGTACAGATGTGCGTGTCGTGAACTTAAGTTTATTAAGTGCAGATTGGTACATGAAACAGATGATGCACAAAGTAAATGATGCAGATGCATTGCCATTGAACATCGATCCTGAGAAAATCAAGGATGGTGTTCGTGATGTAATCTACTTCAGTGACATGAATATCCCTGGCTATGTAGATGTTGAGGATCTATTGCAAATCATGCTTTCCGATGAACAACAATATAAGGTACAGTTGCAAAGTGGAGATTGGGCAAATATCCTTCCAACGAAGAATATGCAATTGAAGATTGATAAGCAAGCGGTAATAGCTAACAAAGTAGTACCTAAAGAGTGGGAAGATGCTATCGTCGATACCATGCAGTGGAATTACAGTGGAGGTATCGTAAGTAGAGCAGACCTCTCGATCATGGCTCTATTGGCAAACAACGGATGGAAGCGTCCTATTTATTTTACTTCGACTACTCCAGAAGAGAATATGATCGGTCTAGAGAAATTCCTGGTTTCTGAAGGTTTTGCCATGCGCCTGATGCCAGTTGCTTTAGCTGCTGAAGGTGAAGTTTCAGGACCGATTACCGATGTGGAGGGAACTTACAATAATATCATCAACAAATTCACTTGGGGAAATATCGCTCATTCCAAATACCTAGATCCAGATTCATACCGCTATATCAGCATGTATGCTGGTAATATCTTTGGTGAAACGGCTCAAAACCTATTGTCAATGGGCAAGAATACCGAGGCTAAGAAATTGGTGAACAATGCCTATGAGAATTTGCCTAAGCGTCCTTACTTGATGTCGGAAGTGTTTTCTTATACCTCCTTGATCGATGCTATGTACAAATCAGGTGAAGCCGAGAAAGCAAATGAAATCGTGAAAAGAAACCTGAAATTCCTTCGCGAAAATATGGCTTACTACATGAACATCGCTGAAACTAAGCCTAACCTAGAATTTAGAAATATGCGTTTCGGCTTGGCAGCTATCCAGAATTACCAAAGGGTATTGACGGATGCCAAACAACAAGATCTATTGAAAGAAGTTAATCAGATCTTTGAAACTTATAGACCGTTATACGAAGCAGCAAGTCAATAA
- a CDS encoding sensor histidine kinase, which produces MKKSFYLFLFLHISIGVLGQQSLKPNPIVDSLIHVQKTGKTDSIKARANFLLSDYYYKDTTLSKSYLESGRKLIQNNNFLTGLYHHYYAGIYFYLDSEIAIREYKSAIAYFEKAHSKESLAFQAKSWHNIGVQYQFLGEPKRFMEILIDHSIPLSQKAQDHGQTALYFGEIGMMLMNNQDYQTASQYFHKGLKTMEAHQPVDQADHLEILVNTARNFLFLKNLDSAKIFIDRAEQVAMEIRDNSLYYDFIAVKSNHLNESKQFLAAKKLLLPAIESAKRDNVSDSHTYKINALYFQLYKAYFGSNNFLQAKDALYQGMKYEPYKSAINTVIRYSKLAEVYEKLHDYPSAYRYARQAFQIRDSVYNEDSRKEINAMEKRLQLSQKERQINQLKSDNEQISLIHKNQQLIHSLIAVGSFILLLLVLFLIYVFQNNRRTSKIKLNMLEQQNKIEVAQAVMHAEENERHRIARELHDGLGGTLSAIKYKLSMDSESNTPALMKEINKQLENSISDLRGISRNMMPGTLIQSGLDIALKDLCASLATEHLQVEYHSFTIQDSLSKDKQLNIYRIIQELLTNSIRHAEASKILVQCSQAENKFFIMLEDNGKGFDKDILKNNMGMGINNIRRRIDLMQGIFELDSTISEGTTVNIELNV; this is translated from the coding sequence ATGAAAAAAAGCTTCTACCTTTTTCTTTTTCTTCATATCAGCATTGGGGTATTAGGACAGCAATCCTTAAAGCCAAACCCGATTGTGGATAGCTTAATCCATGTACAAAAAACGGGTAAAACAGACAGCATCAAAGCGCGAGCAAACTTTTTGCTTTCTGATTATTACTATAAAGATACAACACTCTCCAAGTCCTACCTAGAGTCGGGAAGAAAGTTAATACAGAACAACAATTTCCTGACCGGTCTTTACCACCATTATTATGCAGGCATCTATTTTTACCTAGATTCTGAAATTGCCATTCGGGAATATAAATCCGCTATTGCGTACTTTGAAAAGGCACACAGCAAGGAAAGTCTTGCCTTTCAGGCGAAATCATGGCATAATATCGGGGTGCAATACCAGTTCCTTGGAGAGCCTAAAAGGTTTATGGAAATCTTGATCGACCATAGCATCCCTCTTTCCCAAAAGGCACAGGACCATGGACAGACTGCACTCTATTTTGGCGAGATCGGGATGATGCTCATGAATAATCAGGATTACCAGACTGCTTCCCAATATTTTCATAAAGGATTAAAGACCATGGAGGCTCATCAGCCCGTTGATCAGGCAGATCATTTGGAAATACTCGTCAATACCGCCAGGAATTTTCTTTTCCTAAAAAATCTGGATTCCGCAAAAATATTTATTGACAGAGCGGAACAAGTCGCTATGGAAATCAGGGACAACAGCCTTTACTATGATTTCATTGCCGTTAAGTCCAATCACCTTAATGAATCGAAGCAGTTCTTAGCCGCAAAAAAATTATTGTTACCCGCAATTGAATCTGCAAAGAGGGACAATGTATCCGATTCGCATACCTATAAAATCAATGCACTTTACTTCCAGCTGTACAAAGCATATTTTGGCAGCAACAATTTCCTACAGGCCAAGGACGCTCTTTATCAAGGCATGAAATACGAGCCCTATAAATCGGCCATCAACACGGTTATTCGATATTCCAAATTGGCCGAGGTTTATGAGAAACTTCATGATTATCCATCGGCCTATAGATATGCGCGACAGGCATTTCAGATCAGGGACTCCGTCTATAATGAGGATTCCAGGAAAGAAATCAATGCCATGGAAAAAAGATTGCAATTATCACAAAAGGAAAGGCAGATCAACCAACTCAAATCAGACAACGAGCAGATCAGTTTAATCCACAAAAATCAACAGTTAATACACAGTTTAATAGCAGTAGGAAGTTTTATTCTGCTTTTGCTGGTTCTTTTCTTGATCTATGTTTTCCAAAACAATAGACGAACGAGTAAAATAAAGCTCAATATGTTGGAGCAACAGAATAAAATCGAGGTAGCACAGGCTGTCATGCATGCTGAGGAGAATGAAAGGCATAGGATAGCTCGAGAATTGCATGATGGATTGGGCGGTACCTTATCAGCCATAAAGTATAAACTATCGATGGACTCCGAGAGCAATACGCCGGCATTGATGAAGGAAATCAACAAGCAATTAGAAAACTCGATATCCGACCTCAGGGGCATTTCCAGGAACATGATGCCAGGTACTTTAATACAGTCTGGATTGGATATAGCACTCAAAGATCTTTGTGCATCCTTAGCCACTGAACACCTACAGGTGGAATATCATTCCTTTACAATCCAGGACAGCCTTTCTAAAGACAAACAACTAAATATCTATAGGATTATCCAAGAATTGCTGACCAATAGTATCCGGCATGCTGAGGCTAGTAAGATCTTGGTTCAGTGCAGCCAGGCGGAAAATAAATTTTTCATAATGCTTGAGGATAATGGCAAAGGATTTGACAAAGATATCTTGAAAAACAACATGGGGATGGGAATTAACAATATCAGAAGAAGGATTGATCTGATGCAGGGAATTTTTGAATTGGATTCCACGATTTCCGAAGGGACAACGGTTAATATTGAATTAAATGTCTGA
- a CDS encoding response regulator transcription factor, translating into MSEGRKKLALVDDHPIVIEGLKSVLSKWNRQYDLICFSNGLSILNYLHDHHIDIVLLDISLPDINGLEVCKKIKIESPRTKVIGLSNQAEYSVISMMLENGASGFLLKEVPSQEIMEGLDQVVRGETALSAEVKNILSSQSKQTQSLPSLTKREKQLIQLLAQGKTTSKIASELSLSKFTVDTYRKNLLQKFNVKNSSELLVLLIENKMI; encoded by the coding sequence ATGTCTGAAGGAAGGAAAAAACTAGCATTAGTCGACGATCATCCTATCGTAATTGAGGGACTTAAATCAGTTCTGTCCAAATGGAACAGGCAATATGATTTAATCTGTTTCTCTAATGGCCTTTCTATTTTAAATTATTTGCATGATCATCATATTGATATTGTCCTATTGGACATTTCTCTGCCAGACATCAATGGTCTGGAAGTATGCAAAAAAATAAAGATAGAAAGTCCGAGGACAAAAGTCATAGGGTTAAGTAATCAAGCTGAGTACAGCGTAATCTCCATGATGCTTGAAAACGGAGCTTCGGGCTTTCTGCTCAAGGAGGTTCCTTCGCAAGAAATTATGGAAGGATTGGATCAAGTGGTAAGAGGTGAAACCGCTTTGAGTGCGGAGGTCAAGAACATCTTGTCCAGCCAATCGAAGCAGACGCAGAGTTTGCCTTCACTTACGAAACGGGAAAAGCAATTGATTCAATTGTTGGCCCAGGGAAAAACGACCAGCAAAATTGCTTCTGAGCTATCCTTGAGCAAATTTACAGTAGATACATACCGTAAGAATCTTTTGCAAAAGTTCAATGTCAAAAACAGCAGTGAACTATTGGTGTTACTCATAGAGAACAAGATGATATAA
- a CDS encoding ribose-phosphate pyrophosphokinase → MPLQFNTVKLFAGSGTLELAGKISKSYGKPLGDMTLSKFSDGEIQPFYNESVRGSDVFLIQSTNQPTDNLLELLLMIDAAKRASAHYITVVVPYFGYARQDRKDKPRVAIGAKMIANLITAAGAHRIMTMDLHAAQIQGFFDIPVDHLDGAIIFVPYIKSLKLENLMIASPDMGGSYRARTFAKFFNAEVVICDKRRKRANEIESMSIIGDVTGQDVVLIDDICDTAGTLSKAAALIMENGARSVRAVCTHAVLSGKAYETIENSVLSEMIVTDTIQLNPEKAAQSTKIKVLSTADLFANAIKNVNEHGSISDLFDVK, encoded by the coding sequence ATGCCTTTGCAATTTAACACCGTAAAATTATTTGCTGGTTCAGGAACTTTAGAACTAGCAGGCAAGATTTCAAAATCTTACGGAAAACCCCTAGGAGACATGACTTTGTCGAAGTTTTCTGACGGCGAAATTCAACCATTCTACAACGAGTCCGTTCGCGGTAGTGATGTGTTTTTAATCCAATCTACCAATCAACCCACAGACAATCTATTAGAGTTATTGTTGATGATCGATGCAGCTAAGCGTGCTTCAGCGCATTACATCACGGTAGTTGTTCCCTATTTTGGGTATGCACGTCAGGATCGTAAGGACAAACCACGTGTTGCAATAGGAGCAAAAATGATCGCAAACCTAATCACTGCTGCTGGTGCACACCGCATCATGACCATGGACTTGCATGCTGCTCAGATCCAAGGATTCTTCGATATCCCTGTTGATCACTTAGATGGTGCCATTATCTTCGTTCCATATATCAAATCATTGAAATTGGAAAACTTGATGATCGCTTCTCCAGACATGGGTGGATCTTACAGAGCTCGTACTTTTGCTAAATTCTTCAATGCAGAGGTTGTTATCTGTGACAAACGCAGAAAACGTGCTAATGAAATTGAATCGATGTCCATCATCGGTGATGTTACAGGACAGGATGTGGTATTGATCGATGATATCTGTGACACTGCAGGTACGCTTTCAAAAGCTGCTGCCCTGATCATGGAAAATGGCGCAAGATCTGTTCGTGCAGTATGTACACATGCTGTATTATCAGGTAAAGCATATGAAACCATTGAAAACTCCGTATTATCAGAAATGATTGTTACCGATACGATCCAACTGAATCCGGAGAAGGCTGCTCAAAGCACAAAAATCAAGGTTCTTTCTACCGCAGATCTATTTGCAAATGCTATCAAGAATGTAAATGAACATGGTTCTATTTCGGATTTATTCGACGTTAAATAA
- a CDS encoding 50S ribosomal protein L25/general stress protein Ctc produces the protein MKSIAISGSARQNVGKRDAKELRYEGKIPAVLYGGKEQTHFSVSAADLKPVLYTPEVIFVELEIGGKKSKAIVQEAQFHPLTDEVTHVDFLQLFDDKEVSVNIPIKLVGTSPGVKMGGKLVQKLRNLRVKALPNNLPQEIEVPMEGLEVGKSYRVGQVALTDAKVLNNADDTIVSVTMSRALRQAEQEAAKAAKGGKK, from the coding sequence ATGAAATCAATTGCTATTAGCGGTTCTGCAAGACAGAACGTAGGGAAAAGAGATGCTAAGGAATTGCGTTACGAGGGAAAAATCCCTGCAGTTCTTTACGGTGGTAAAGAACAAACACATTTCTCGGTATCCGCAGCTGATTTGAAACCAGTTCTTTACACTCCAGAAGTTATCTTCGTAGAATTGGAAATCGGTGGCAAAAAATCAAAAGCTATCGTTCAAGAAGCTCAATTCCATCCATTAACTGACGAAGTTACTCACGTAGACTTCTTACAATTATTTGATGACAAAGAAGTTTCTGTGAACATTCCAATCAAATTGGTAGGTACTTCTCCAGGTGTTAAAATGGGTGGTAAATTAGTTCAAAAATTACGTAACCTTCGCGTTAAAGCTCTTCCTAACAACTTACCTCAAGAAATCGAGGTTCCTATGGAAGGTCTTGAAGTTGGTAAATCTTACCGTGTAGGCCAAGTAGCTTTAACTGATGCTAAAGTATTAAACAACGCTGACGATACGATCGTTTCCGTTACTATGTCACGTGCTCTTCGTCAAGCTGAGCAAGAAGCTGCGAAAGCTGCTAAAGGTGGTAAAAAATAA
- a CDS encoding SCO family protein — protein MMKNLLMALFAFGLLAQACQNPETSTQVELKQPTLTDSLSDLSVYNLPSHWTNQNGEEMELKDLKGNVVVAVMIYTSCKAACPRLVADMRHIEKTVKSKNKDKIKFLLVSIDPKVDTPERLKQFAIENEMDGEQWIFLRSNEEDTREFAATLAVNYKQISPIDFSHSNIISLFNAQGELVYQQEGLGVDYAPTIDAIEKEASKI, from the coding sequence ATGATGAAGAATTTATTAATGGCCTTGTTTGCGTTTGGGTTATTGGCTCAAGCTTGCCAGAATCCTGAAACGAGTACCCAGGTAGAGCTCAAACAGCCTACCCTGACGGACTCTCTTTCTGACCTCTCCGTTTATAACCTTCCCTCGCATTGGACCAACCAGAATGGGGAAGAAATGGAGCTGAAAGATCTAAAGGGAAATGTCGTGGTCGCGGTCATGATCTATACATCCTGTAAGGCTGCATGCCCAAGATTGGTCGCCGATATGCGCCATATTGAAAAAACGGTGAAGTCCAAGAACAAGGACAAGATCAAATTCTTATTGGTCAGTATTGATCCAAAGGTCGATACACCGGAAAGGCTCAAGCAATTTGCCATTGAAAATGAAATGGATGGGGAGCAATGGATATTCCTGAGGTCCAATGAGGAAGATACCCGGGAGTTTGCAGCAACCTTGGCGGTGAATTATAAACAGATATCGCCAATTGATTTCTCGCATTCCAATATCATCAGCTTATTCAATGCTCAGGGCGAATTGGTTTATCAACAGGAAGGTTTAGGGGTCGATTATGCTCCAACCATAGATGCTATTGAAAAAGAAGCATCCAAGATCTAG